The region AGCGCAGGGATCGTGCTGAAGACGTTGCGGACCCAGAGGTGACGGCCCTTCGTTAATCTTTTGAAGACAGCAAAAAGCCATGCGTCAAGATTCTCGCTTACTACGAATGTTATCCAGCTCGCAAATGTAATACGCGGAACCACCCCCAGCAAGGCGTCCCAGGCCGGCTGATTCGGCCAAAAAGGCGCGGGTTCTAACCGACCGCCGATGTACATAAAAACAACCATTGCGATCTGCGTCAGAAGAGTGATCCCGATCATGATGTGGACCTGGCGCTGCCCGAACCGTTCATTGACAATATCAGTCATTAGAAATGTCACTGCGAAAACAATGACGGCAGCCGGGGCGGTTACCTGTATGCCGCCGAGATCAAAGACGGCGATCTTCGATGCCATGATCTGTGACATTGTCGTAAAGAGAACAAATAAGCCGATGAGACCATCTGGACTATTGAATCGACGGGCATAGTAGGCCCCACCCAGCGTGAAGGCAG is a window of Chloracidobacterium sp. DNA encoding:
- a CDS encoding queuosine precursor transporter, with translation MLLTIASVLAITAFTLGGAYYARRFNSPDGLIGLFVLFTTMSQIMASKIAVFDLGGIQVTAPAAVIVFAVTFLMTDIVNERFGQRQVHIMIGITLLTQIAMVVFMYIGGRLEPAPFWPNQPAWDALLGVVPRITFASWITFVVSENLDAWLFAVFKRLTKGRHLWVRNVFSTIPALTVDTLVFVTLAFAGTGFPLWELMKGQFAAKYFVGILCIPFMYLSKAIMGEER